The window AAGTCTTGCTCTTTTCAGTCCTCTGTCACAGAGGCCATTCAACTGCATTTAATATCTAGCTAAGCCACAATGACTTTTAATCTGTCCATGTATGTATATAATTATCATGATACTTTTGTAATATAAATCTATAAGTTGGTAATATTGCTGTTTAATTCTTATATGatgggaaaaaaaaaaacttagatcCTTagtttgttctattttatatggtATTCTGAATTCTTCTTAATATGTCCTTAAAGAAATGATACATTTACGCTTAATAACATACTTAtagtcaaaaaaatatataaatatatcatgccATGATCTAAATTACAACTGCTAAGGGTATTTTTGAATTTTCGTATGTACAGAAATCTTTGTACTCCCTCTCCCTCAGTTGTGTCacactttcttttttagttcgtttaaaataATGTCACcctttcataatttaaaaaaatttaactttaaaatttatttcttacccttaataaataaattttaattagaggaatatctactatttatagtatttcagactataaattttaaaaatcttcatttctattttaaattttgtgtcaggTCAAAAAGAATTTCACATAATTTAGAATAGATTGAATAAATAGATAGGAGGTTGTAAAAGATCCTTGAGGGTAGAAACTGAAAAATTAGTAGGTAGCTGTGTGTTATAGTGTTATTCCTCCATACTAGCAGTTGTAGTATTGCACCATTAGTTTCATCTCATTTGATTTctaatttgaacttttttttccttGAGCCTCTCTACCTAGAGATAAGATGCTATACTCTCATACACATAATCTCAATATGTGTAATTATACAAAATATGTGTTATTATTGTTgagtactattttttttaattacgtttttttatattattttttattctgagTCGGAATCTATtgaaaacagtctttctacttcttttgAGACAGTGGTATGAACTGAGTATACTCAACCCTCTCAGACCCAGGGGCGCTCTACCGTTCAAAGAACTAGACGACCGCCTTAAGCCCCCAACTTTGAGGGGCCTCGTTTTTTCGCAATAATAATTTacagattttttttaataaaaaatattacgcattatttgtagaaaaataatgtttttatataaaaaagGAAGTTATTAGAAGTTTGATATAGAGGGAGTATTATATCTCAAAAAAGATTCAATGCATTGATtatattaataatcaaaattatatttttgaaaaaacgtcgattatataattttaaagatggacttaattaaaaaaagttaatttttttcctcGAAAAGTCAATTCCTCCATTTGATTGTGGCCTTAGGCCACTAATGTGCTTGAGTCGCTCCTGCTCAGACCTTGTTTCGTGTGAttacactgaatatgttgttgttgattactATTCTTTACTAAAATTTTGTAGTCCAATCAAAAATCGCCACCTAAATAGAAAACGATGGGAGTAGCatatatacttcctccgttttaaaaagaatgatctactttgacttgacacaaaatttaagaaaataaagattgtggccttaaattaaagtagtgtcaaatgtaccaaaatgctctttaatcttgtgatcataaacatgtcatgtggaaggttgaaattaaagtattgctaaaaagaaaaaaaggacatttttttttaaacagattaaaaaaaaaaaaaggtttttaaaCTGAGAAAGtacttttttgtgtgtgtgtaaatGAGATAAATATCAGAGtatgcacacacatatatattattCTGATACAGACATGAAATTAACTATTTGTATACACAGAAACACTCATCATGGAAGAAGAAAACAAGCCACAATCTCCTCTTATACCACCACTCCCTAGAGATCCAAGAGGTTCATTAGAAGTATTCAACCCTTCAACGTTCTCTAACAATTCCCGCCCAACAAATCCAGTTTATCGATCACAGCCTTCATGGAAAGCCTGGTCTTCCAACGATCCAATTACTACATCAACAATACCAGAAACACATGAATCAGAGGAAGTATTGAAACCTCCCAAAACTAACAATGACGAAGTTGCTCCAATCACGACTTCATGGATGGCAATTGCTCCAATGTCTACTACGCAAATTGATGCTTCTTCGATAAGTCGGAAGAAGGAAGTAGCATCTGCTAATGATATTGATGGAAATGATGCTGCTGCTCAGAGAGCGGCGGAGTGGGGACTGGTGTTGAAAACTGATGATGAGACGGGGAAATTGCAAGGAGTTAAAGTTAGGACTTCTGGTGATGATCAAAATGGTGGTAAAACAGAGAGTTCCAGAAGGAATTCTGGCAATTCTTATAGGAGTTCTGGTGAATTTTCTGATGATGGTGCTGGTAAGTACGTATGTATGAAAATTTTAATAGTTCAGTTGGTTATTTATCTAAACTTTCACCTTGTCGGTGAGATTCAGTTTTCCCTTCCTCTGTCccaattttcaaaacaaaagaaaacgtTTATATGCAAATCTAAGTTATATacacttcaaattcaaatactataattttttttaaaacttatgcTATCAATTCAAAGTTTTCAGGACTTTTTCATACTCGATGTTTATACTGTATCACACATTTTTAAGATAAAGGATTCATGtagataattatttatctaaacACTTAAAAAAGTTTGTATTCGTCATTTAGACAATCAAATTTTTAACCTCCTCGAAGCATGGAAAAGAAGGAACCATAATAGACTCGGGGAGCTAAGAGAGATTGAAAAGGTTTAAATCAGACTGTACTTAGTGTCTTTATCTCTCTAAAACAAACTGGCAAATTgcaattataatttatattaactTGGCAATTTAGAGTACTAATTTAGTAATACCATGGTCATATAAAATTTGAGTTTTGTGTAAATTATTTGTCTCTTTGATGATTTGGGAAAATACAGGTAAAGAGAGGGGAATTCCAAGAGTTTCAGAGGATTTAAGAGATGCTTtatcaacatttcaacaaacatttgTGGTGTCGGATGCAACCAAACCCGATTACCCAATTTTGTATGCAAGTGCTGGATTTTTCAAGATGACTGGTTATACATCAAAGGAGGTTATAGGCAGGAACTGGTATTAATAATAGATTATTTCCAACGTTTTGATTTATTTGTCTGAATTTAACTTGATACgaaaattataaaagtaaaaaaagcTTTTAAATCATATGGttttaaagcaaaaatatgtaGAATATTGTATGATGTTCTTTAATTTTATGGTATTTAACAtgttatgaaaaaattaattaaagaactctccaaaaatggaaaaagataTTCTTTTGGGTcagactaaaaaaaataataacaaacataaattgaaataaggGAAAGGGTGTtgacattgaattttttttccccAACTTATTGGGGGCTTTAGCTTGTGTTTGGATTTTTTCCGCCTAAAAGAAAGTGATTAAAAGGATTATTTGTCTTTTtcaaacatttttaaaaaataaaaatatttaaaaggtaaaaattatttaaaataaatcaatttaaacaTCCTCGGAGTATATAATTTGatgtttattttcttgttttatttaaaTGGTCATATTGGTGCATTGAGGGAACGGTAATATTTTCATTTAAGTTATAGTCACAATTTTGAGTTGTAAAAGTCACCACTAATATTTGTATTAGAATAGGTTGTCTGTGTCACACTTTTGGGTGCAGCTCTTTCACACCCTATGTGAATGAAAGATATTTTTGTGcaccaaattgattttttggtctaacatgatatattttcgttgttttgaaaaaaattgactttttgttAAACCATTTAAAGAAAATGATTCTTTGCAACActttaattctaacttttcaTGTTTTGTGTTTAAGATcgtaagattaaaaaatattttgatatatttaatattttaatttaaaattacaagattcaattttttttattttttaagactTTATGTCAAGTTAAaaaatgtcattcttttttagacGAAGGGATTactaaaaatgagaaattttttctttttttaattgtttgGGTGGGGTATAGCCTTAAAACAATTGCGAAGTCATCTTTGTATGAGCTATGTTACAAATTTGAATCGTAAATataattattactaatatttaTATTAGGATAATTTGTATCTATTACACTCATTAAATGCGACTCAGTCTGAATCTTACATGAACACGAAATGTTCTGTAGTCGATTCATGCAGGGTGCGGGTACGGATCCAGAGGATGTGGCCAAGATCCGAGAAGCATTGGAATCGGGTTCAACTTACTGTGGAAGATTACTGAATTATAAAAAGGATGGGACCCCCTTTTGGAATCTCCTCACTATTGCACCAATCAAAGATGACGCTGGCAAAGTCCTCAAATTCATTGGGTAAAACTCTAAAAACcacttttcataattttttttcccccttaaataatgataataaattaaCAACTATAGCCATGTAAAGATACAACATGTGTAAGACCATGAATAAATGATATTATGAGTAACATATTAATTAACATCGTAAATTTTCAaagtgatttttctttttgaaagttCTGTATTGAGTTAAATGACATCACACGAATTAAAATTGAGGGAGTAGGTCGAaacttcctccgtcccattttacccgtctTAAATTGGTTAagttgatgtcccattttacttatcaagataaggtaaattttttttcatgttttatcctttgcattaattactttttctttaaattaaaatgtaaacatcatttaatagagatACTttggtaaactagtcatgttatttattatttttcttaattgttgtaTCATCCCAATttgagacaagtaaaatgagacggagggagtagtaaaTATGTAACTTAAAGTTTTTCCATTGATAACATCAAAACACACTCCCTCCTTTTGTTTTTAGTCCGTctaaaaaaaataacttctttttttttttaacagttttttaattttaacttttcacatgcTTAAAATCATAAGATTAAAGAACATTTACGCTTAACATATCTTTAgttgtgaatgtgaattactaaatattatatatatatatatatatatatatatatatatattatttatttataaaattttgatttttcggtttaacccattttaaaaaaaaaaccgaaaatcgaaccgaaaaattaaaattttaaaattacaaaccaAATCCAATCcgaaaaattgaaatcaaaattaaatttcgatttaacttttttattttttagtttaaaccaaaatatgtccaCCCGTAAGTGTTCTGACCTTTTGGTCTTTGATGAAAGGTGTTTATGACTTTGCAACCCTCTCTCCTTGGAAAATGACATACTTAAATAATGGTCGAAGAATTTCTTTTATAATTCTGAAAGGTGTTTATCACTTTGCAATCCTCTCTCCTTGGAAAATGACATACTTAAATAATGGTCGAAGAATTTCTTTGATAAATTATAATGGCCCAAAGTTTAAATGTTGAAAGAGTAGCGTACTAGTCTGTGTTGTGTGCTGAGTGGGGAGTTCCCTCATCTTTTCAATCATTCTTGCTTTTTCTTTGGTTACCAGCTGGACATTGTCCTCATCTTATCCATGGAGAGATTCAATACATGATTAAGATAGGGAGATAATATAGTGGGCCTTAATAATAATGAACCCACAAAACTTTTTGCGAACTCCTATTTCATCCTTGTTTTGCTTGTCAACTTTTGGACTGATATTTTCATGCCCCCATAGCTAGCATAATTTTTGGACTAATTTATCCTATTTGAGAAATGATATGATATAATTTCAAGCTAGATGGAATAAGGTGGGTATTTCTGGATAAATTATGGAATGTAATTTataatgtgtttggtaaacaTACAATTAAATTGATCCCACAATAAATTTATATTATCTACTAAATTCGGTGTAAATTTTATTCCAAACTTAATCCTAGGATGTCCCACCTTATCTTCCATACAAACGACCACATACAACTTGTTAGATTGAAAAACGAAAGCTACACATTTCACCggttaactaaaaataattatatttgctaatcaaatatataaaagtatattatattttctataaaaatgtATACTTTAcgtatataatatattattatataaaagtaaatacatttgataactatttattgtaatttttcaacttaaaaaaaaaatctttgatgaATAAATTCTCCCTCAACTTCTTGTCCATGATGGTAGAGGTGGGCCTTAATATGATCTAACATTTGCATTTCCTGATGACATAATTATTAttctctttgttttattttttgattcattttatgtcgtaccgttttattttaattaaatataaaatttgtgatttaaacaacatatacatattaaTGTGATTGCAAATCATCTCATTGGGATAGGAAAAGGTgtaagattaaattattttttagtataaaaGCTATCTTTTTTCTGAAATGAAATGAAAGTACATCacatgaattaattaaatttattttcacgTGCAAAATAAAGAGTAGTTAAATTTTAATTATCCATATGcgatagaagagagagagagatgatgACTACTAACTCgtaaaatttttacttttatgtCTTTTCCTACACAAGCTTCCCTCGTTATAAAGTATCGCAGACGCATAAAAAAGACTCTTCGAAGTTGATAGTTTGTAATATTGTGAAAGAAGTAAAAAATATAGAATCATGCATAAAGCCTCACtaaagaaatgaaaagagaaaaggaaaaggaaacataaaatatgtatatattcacATCGCCCTACATAAATTTAGTTATTGATATACTAACATATATTTagggaaaaattagaaatatcatacttattcccttaattatgagtttcttaacaacagtttcataattacataatatagcaagttgtattttgtgtttttgcaaactgttgctacaaaaatacaaatacatatgatttttactgtccTTATGATCGATTTGTATATTGTATTTTTGCagactgttgctacaaaaatacaaacacatacaaataaatatgctacaaaatgtaatttgataaaagtgttgctattttttgtaatttaatacttaagtatactactttatgtattttttcccaTAATTTATTAAATACATTTTTCCCTTCTTAGATTACTGCTCATGAGATAACTCTATGTGATTTATGGGTTATTTCAAACTATTTAAGTGTTTATGAATAAACATATCCATAAAATAATGCATTCCTTAAATCTGCTGGTATATCATAGTAATTATTAAATGTATACaaatttaatttgataaaattaaatatgattttttgtcaGAATGCAAGTGGAGGTAAGCAAGCACACAGAAGGCTCCAAGGAAAAGACTGTTAGGCCCAACGGGCTTCCCGAATCATTGATACGCTATGATGGtaatattattcttattattaatcataattttttatatatatttttaaatattttaaattattaattattattattcaaaagatttcatataattttcaaatatatatatatatatatatatatatatattttaaattttttaaaaagaaactaaaatattctattgtcaaaattactttaaaaaaaatttgactcTTGAAAAACATGTGGTATGATTAAATTAGAACATGGAGAGTATTCGATTATTAGCTTTGATGGGAAATGAATATATTTAATGTGAATAGTAAAGGTGGTTATTGTACTTGGCTTAGATGGGACACAATTGGAAAGGTTAAAGTGAGCtgactaataaatatataattgggCGATCAAAACTTGAGAATATTGAACGGATCATATTTTCATGAGGTAATTTTGATACCTCTTGTTATCGCTCTGAGATTTAACTTTTATCCATTAACAATATTCTAAAGTAAGAGTAAGAGGAATCAGTAACTTTCTGCTGTAATAGGTTAAGTGCATGTTtggattaatttattttaaactaaaataacaaaactaGCCAAAAGTTATAACTTATAATTTCTAAACTTATGATTTTTGGCTAGCCTATTTGGATTAACTTCTTTTAAGTGTTTTAAATGAGAATAACTTAGCACTTTGTCAAAAGCCAAAAGTCAATTTAAACAGACTTTAATATACACCGAATGATTTTGACAATGTACATAAGTTATCGCCCTTAAAAATCATACTATTATATTAAACTACATAATATAAgtgtatttttgaaataaatacttttcaaaataagttaattttagaaaCTTGATCAAATAGATTTTTAGTAGTATAATAAACTATAGTTGTTTGTTGTTGGCAGTACGTCAAAAGGAGATGGCTGGTAATTCAGTGAATGAGCTattggaagaaataaaaaagcCAAGAAGGGCAAGAGCTCTTAGTGAATCAACAAATAATAGACCAACTTCCATGAGAAAATCAGAAGGAGATCAAATTGAACAAGACAAACAGGATATTGGCATCACTACTCATAAGTTAAATTTAGTGAACAAAGCACCAGCAAGAAGACATTCACATGCTGGTACAAGGACAACCACCATGCAGAtggaaaaaattaatgaagtcCCTGAAAAGAAACCTAAAAAAGCTCCTCGTCTATCTTTCATGGGGTAATCAATACTTGCTTCCCTATTCTCAATACATCGTATCTATGTTgttcggactctccaaaaatactGTCGCAATCATGTTGAGTCCTTAAAAAATGCACTACCTTGAAGAGTCTTAGCATCATAATTCATAGTatcatattgcatgatattgtaaaaatatttttagaactaGGTTACTTATAAGGTAATTATATATACGTGTCGATTTATATGGTCATACTTATTaagtaggggtgtgcaaaaatcaaaccgatcgataaaccgaaccgataaaaatgttattgttttattgttattgggttaatgattttttaatggctttataaaaaaaaattattgggttattgattcggttcgattttttcttattgggttattagttaaaccgataacccaataaatatatatatatatatatatatatatatatttctctttaatttctacaaattaacaaacttattatttcaataatacaaactcttaatttttcctaacaacatttagtcaAAACTTGacgattcttgtaaattaaaacacattatgtaggatttttggttgcaactaagattcgattttttttcatgttagttactactatttctattttatgagtattgttTTATCAGTTAAACTGAAAATCGAATCATTAAGGACTAGAAACCAataaccgataaaaaatatcttattggtttggttattggtttagcatatttaaaaataaaaaatcgataaatcgaaccgataatatataaaaccgaACCAAATTGCACACCCCTTATATTAACTAATTGGTAACCTGATAAAATGGtagtaaaattaaaataactaaccTATTACAATAGGTTAATTAAACTACCTGAGAAAAATTTGGTCCAAGGAATTAATTAGGTGGGTGTTGTCCCAATGtatattttgggattaaatttattttctaaaattaatattagTAATTGTTTTTATACCAAATATTTTTTAGTACTTATTATTTCATATAGAAAGTGGGATTGGTTATCCTAGTTGTAATCGTGATTGAAATAACTTAGATTTTGAACCAAACCACCCCAttagcataaaaagaaaaatgatcatTAAAAGAATATATACATTGTATATCTATACGTAGAACTTATTAAAGTACTCTTGAATTACACATGACCCTAAACCTGCATGCATGCATGCACGTCCAATATATAAATGTGACATTACGACATATTATACAGGATTATGAAGAAAAACCGTTCTAGTACTACTAGGGCTAATGAGGATGATGATTTTGAGGCAAGGATGACTATGGATAACGATGATAACGACGACGAAGATGATGACAGTGACAACGATGGACGTCCAGTTAGTGTTGATGACAAAGTGAGGAAGAAGGAAATGAGGAAAGGTATTGATTTAGCTACCACACTTGAACGTATTGAGAAGAACTTTGTCATTACTGATCCAAGGCTACCTGATAATCCCATCGTAAGACTACTTTCCCCTCTTTATAATTAATTCAAATAATTACTCCATGTGctttaatttgtttgttttacTTTCCTTCTTAGTCCGTTtgaaaaagaaagattgaaaagtCGTCATTACTTTCTTAAAGTTTGTGTCCAAGTCAAAATCAGACAATCAGattgaaacggagagagtaattCACATCAAATGcttgtatttgttgttttttcttgcTATCTCCATATTGATTGTAATTATGGCGTTTGTGTTTGATAAATCAGATATTTGCATCGGATAGTTTCTTGGAGCTGACGGAGTACAGCCGTGAAGAAATCCTGGGAAGAAACTGCAGGTATATATAGATGATGTTAATTCTTTGATTgtcataaaaaatttgaattgctGAATTAATTTGTATTGTCATAAAAAATTTGAAGACCCAAAttaaaaggggggggggggggggggggggggggggggggggtggggggttaGTTACCAATATATATTATTCGCCCATCTAATTTATCAAAAATGGTCGAAGTATACACTACAAACACACTCGGTTGCATATGGCGTGTATACTTATGTATATTATATGTATGTGTGTTCGCACACACactccctctgtttaaaaaagaatgacctagtttgacttgacatataatttaagaaagtaaaaaagattTTTGATTCTAACGgtcctaaattaaaattatgtcaaatgtactaaaatgtcCTTCAAGTTTGTGGTCTTAAGCATGACGCGTGTAAagtagaaattaaaatattattaaaaaaggaaaaaggtcattcattttgaaacagattaaaaagaaaagtagatcattattttttaaacgaagagagtatatatttttaataagtatctgaaaatagaaaatatagcATGACCCTGAAAAAATAGTGTCAATCTTTTTCTAACGATATGAGACAAGAAGCAATCTAAAGAAAGAAGTTTGTTGATAATCATATACTACTCAAGAAAACATTATGTTACAAATATTAGCTTCCAAAGAAACATGATGTTTGGAGTAAGAAATACGTTTttctaaaactattttttaatttatttacacaACGGGATTAGTACGATAAGACATAAGCCTCTTGCTTGGACTTTTTCATTTGAGTTTCACTTTTATtacttacataaaaaaaaaaaaaaaacatctctAGACACCTCACCTAGTGTATTTGCTTTAGAAAAAGGCTTCCTAAGAAAGATTAATCAAAATTTATTCAACTAGTTTTCTTATTTGGGGAAAACAAACTAAAGAAAATGACTCAAAACTCTTGAGTTGCTCAACAACAACATGTTGGGTTATTGGCTTTTTCCCTTTgctatgtggataaataaatCTAATTTGGACCAATTCACTTTTGTTCATAGACTCATTACTACGAGGCATATATATAAAtcctttttaggtcttattcacatcacaaaaagagagttttcagtaGCCAAAGAGAGACAAACAAAGATTTTCGTCTAAAAGTTTCAGCCACAGCTATCAACTTTAAATTGCGATTCTCGCTTCGTTTCTTATTTGATTGAGCCGATTTTTGGactgcttgttcctctcatctcaatctttgattagaaactgACGGAGTTGGATTTGGTGTCttgtagctcctgttcttcattctCAAACAATAGCTACGTTTTGGTACTT of the Capsicum annuum cultivar UCD-10X-F1 chromosome 11, UCD10Xv1.1, whole genome shotgun sequence genome contains:
- the LOC107847595 gene encoding phototropin-1; this encodes MEEENKPQSPLIPPLPRDPRGSLEVFNPSTFSNNSRPTNPVYRSQPSWKAWSSNDPITTSTIPETHESEEVLKPPKTNNDEVAPITTSWMAIAPMSTTQIDASSISRKKEVASANDIDGNDAAAQRAAEWGLVLKTDDETGKLQGVKVRTSGDDQNGGKTESSRRNSGNSYRSSGEFSDDGAGKERGIPRVSEDLRDALSTFQQTFVVSDATKPDYPILYASAGFFKMTGYTSKEVIGRNCRFMQGAGTDPEDVAKIREALESGSTYCGRLLNYKKDGTPFWNLLTIAPIKDDAGKVLKFIGMQVEVSKHTEGSKEKTVRPNGLPESLIRYDVRQKEMAGNSVNELLEEIKKPRRARALSESTNNRPTSMRKSEGDQIEQDKQDIGITTHKLNLVNKAPARRHSHAGTRTTTMQMEKINEVPEKKPKKAPRLSFMGIMKKNRSSTTRANEDDDFEARMTMDNDDNDDEDDDSDNDGRPVSVDDKVRKKEMRKGIDLATTLERIEKNFVITDPRLPDNPIIFASDSFLELTEYSREEILGRNCRFLQGPETDPATVKKIRQAIDNQTDVTVQLINYTKTGKKFWNLFHLQPMRDQKGEVQYFIGVQLDGSQHVEPLQNSIPEDKATESAKLVKETAVNVDEAVRELPDANSKPEDLWRNHSKVVQPKPHRKDSPSWKAIQKILESGEPIGLKHFKPIKPLGSGDTGSVHLVELCGTGQHFAMKAMDKTIMLNRNKVHRACAEREILDLLDHPFLPALYASFQTKTHICLITDYYPGGELFMLLDRQPTKVLKEDAARFYVAEVVVALEYLHCQGIIYRDLKPENVLLQSGGHVSLTDFDLSCLTSCKPQLLVPEINEKKKHQKGQQSPIFMAEPMRASNSFVGTEEYIAPEIITGAGHTSAVDWWALGILLYEMLYGYTPFRGKTRQKTFTNILHKDLKFPRSIQASLQAKQLMYRLLHRDPKNRLGSREGANEIKQHPFFRGVNWALVRCMNPPKLDSVTLLGTEDEKEAKDINPEMEDLQTNVF